The proteins below come from a single Acidovorax sp. NCPPB 4044 genomic window:
- the gspI gene encoding type II secretion system minor pseudopilin GspI has protein sequence MTPLPTPRRLRRHAGFTLVEILVALAIVAIALAAGTQAVSALARSTARQGDVMLAHVCAENELVKVRLSRQMPSIGDSTVPCEQAGQRFDVAVAVRPTPNPQFRRVDAQVFDATGPVLRLSTIVGRY, from the coding sequence ATGACCCCTCTCCCGACGCCCCGCCGCCTGCGCAGGCACGCGGGCTTCACGTTGGTCGAGATCCTCGTGGCGCTGGCCATCGTGGCCATCGCGCTGGCGGCCGGCACGCAGGCCGTCTCCGCGCTGGCGCGCAGCACCGCCCGGCAGGGCGACGTGATGCTGGCCCATGTGTGCGCCGAGAACGAACTGGTGAAAGTGCGGCTGTCGCGCCAGATGCCCTCCATCGGCGACAGCACGGTGCCTTGCGAGCAGGCCGGGCAGCGCTTCGACGTGGCGGTGGCCGTGCGGCCCACGCCCAATCCACAGTTCCGCCGGGTCGATGCGCAGGTCTTCGATGCCACGGGGCCGGTGCTGCGGCTCTCCACCATCGTGGGGAGGTACTGA
- a CDS encoding pilus assembly FimT family protein — protein MPTSEAGSKPAGPRMRAPRGFTLLELLVVIALIAIATAGVGFALRDDGQATLQREGERLAALLEAGRAQSRASGAPVRWRAAGGAFRFEGLGGNPEPGRWLDPSTYVVGPALLQLGPEPVIPPQQVVIASQAHPGRAVRVATDGLRPFVAEALP, from the coding sequence ATGCCGACATCGGAAGCTGGCAGTAAGCCCGCCGGCCCGCGGATGCGGGCCCCGCGGGGCTTCACGCTGCTGGAGCTGCTCGTGGTGATCGCCCTGATCGCGATCGCCACCGCGGGCGTCGGCTTCGCCCTGCGGGACGATGGCCAGGCCACCCTGCAGCGCGAAGGCGAGCGCCTGGCCGCCCTGCTGGAAGCCGGCCGCGCGCAGTCGCGCGCCTCGGGTGCGCCGGTGCGCTGGCGCGCGGCCGGGGGCGCCTTCCGCTTCGAAGGGCTGGGCGGCAATCCGGAACCGGGCCGCTGGCTCGATCCATCCACCTACGTGGTCGGCCCGGCGCTGCTGCAGCTCGGCCCGGAGCCCGTGATCCCGCCGCAGCAGGTGGTGATCGCCAGCCAGGCCCATCCAGGGCGCGCCGTGCGCGTGGCGACCGACGGGCTGCGGCCTTTCGTGGCAGAGGCCCTGCCATGA
- the gspG gene encoding type II secretion system major pseudopilin GspG, producing the protein MSPTPPKTAISRNAAALARRARNARRRIARGFTLIELMVVLVIIGVLAALIVPNVIDRADEARVTAARTDITNIVQALKLYRLDNQRYPTAEQGLQALIARPGSGPAPGNWRPYLEKLPNDPWGRPYQYLSPGIKGEVDVMSFGADGQSGGEGKDADIGSWQ; encoded by the coding sequence ATGTCCCCCACCCCCCCGAAGACCGCGATCTCCCGCAACGCAGCCGCCCTTGCACGGCGCGCACGGAACGCCCGCCGCCGGATCGCACGCGGCTTCACGCTGATCGAACTGATGGTGGTGCTCGTCATCATCGGCGTGCTGGCCGCGCTGATCGTGCCCAACGTGATCGACCGTGCCGACGAGGCGCGCGTCACGGCGGCACGCACCGACATCACCAACATCGTCCAGGCGCTGAAGCTCTACCGCCTGGACAACCAGCGCTACCCCACCGCCGAGCAGGGCCTGCAGGCCCTCATCGCCCGGCCCGGCAGCGGCCCCGCGCCGGGCAACTGGCGCCCCTACCTCGAGAAGCTGCCCAACGATCCCTGGGGCCGGCCCTACCAGTACCTGAGCCCCGGCATCAAGGGCGAGGTGGACGTGATGTCCTTCGGTGCCGACGGACAGTCGGGCGGCGAGGGCAAGGATGCCGACATCGGAAGCTGGCAGTAA
- a CDS encoding general secretion pathway protein C has translation MVTNTYGPWGVRLGTLALWVLAGASVVYWGLKLAVRPAPIAAPVAAPAPPQPDALALARLLGAGPAAPSAPAAREPSRYALQGVLAGTASGGGAALIAVDNQPARPFRLGATVAEGLVVQALGRRQVRLGPSATGETTVTLEVPEKGR, from the coding sequence ATGGTGACAAACACATACGGCCCCTGGGGCGTTCGGCTGGGCACGCTCGCGCTGTGGGTGCTCGCAGGCGCCAGCGTGGTTTACTGGGGCCTGAAACTGGCGGTGCGGCCCGCGCCCATTGCGGCCCCCGTGGCGGCGCCCGCGCCGCCCCAGCCCGATGCCCTGGCGCTGGCCCGCCTGCTCGGCGCCGGCCCGGCGGCACCCAGCGCGCCGGCCGCGCGCGAACCCAGCCGCTACGCCCTGCAGGGCGTGCTGGCGGGCACGGCCAGCGGGGGCGGCGCGGCCCTCATCGCCGTGGACAACCAGCCCGCACGCCCCTTCCGCCTGGGTGCCACCGTGGCCGAGGGGCTCGTCGTCCAGGCCCTCGGCCGCCGGCAGGTGCGGCTGGGTCCCTCGGCCACCGGAGAGACCACCGTCACCCTGGAAGTGCCTGAAAAAGGACGCTGA
- a CDS encoding histidine phosphatase family protein — protein MTGRPARLWLARHAAPVVAPGLCYGSLDVPADAQATADAACRLADALPRAPLAVSHSPLQRCAQLAQALQAARPDLDPRPDARLAEMDFGRWEGLPWSRIDRSAIDAWTADFHGHAPGGGESLAQMMGRVDAALSEVLHGPGGSTGPATTEVLWITHAGVARCVRWRLAHPGRLPRADEWPATAPGLGEWDCIDLPWRAGS, from the coding sequence GTGACCGGGCGCCCCGCCCGCCTCTGGCTGGCGCGGCATGCGGCGCCGGTCGTGGCGCCAGGGCTCTGCTACGGGTCGCTCGACGTGCCGGCCGACGCGCAGGCGACGGCCGATGCCGCCTGCCGGCTGGCCGATGCGCTGCCCCGTGCGCCGCTGGCCGTCAGCCATTCGCCGCTGCAGCGCTGTGCGCAACTGGCGCAGGCGCTGCAGGCAGCCAGGCCGGACCTCGATCCCCGGCCCGACGCGCGGCTGGCGGAGATGGATTTCGGCCGCTGGGAAGGCCTGCCCTGGAGCCGCATCGACCGGTCCGCCATCGACGCGTGGACGGCCGATTTCCATGGGCATGCGCCCGGCGGCGGGGAGAGCCTGGCGCAGATGATGGGCCGGGTGGATGCGGCGCTGTCCGAGGTGCTGCACGGCCCCGGCGGGAGCACGGGGCCTGCAACAACCGAGGTGCTGTGGATCACGCACGCCGGCGTGGCGCGCTGCGTGCGTTGGCGCCTGGCGCACCCCGGGCGGTTGCCGCGCGCCGACGAGTGGCCGGCCACGGCGCCCGGCCTGGGCGAATGGGACTGCATCGATCTGCCCTGGCGGGCCGGGAGCTGA
- a CDS encoding adenosylcobinamide-GDP ribazoletransferase → MQGVRHFLLAVQFFTRIPVTGRCAAWVGYSPAMLRASAAHFPGVGWLVAAVAAAVYAALQVTLGAQPYAVLVCAALSTAATVLATGGFHEDGLADVADGLGGSAQRERALEIMKDSRVGAFGAIALVLALAGKLSLLALLGSRGLGTALCAIAGAHVVSRFWPLLLVRTLGHVGDSATSKSKPLADRISGAALAVAAGWSVPAVALVGGLQGAAVAGLALCASAVAAGVMRAWFARRLQGFTGDCLGATQQVCEIAFYLGMAMALGGPA, encoded by the coding sequence ATGCAGGGTGTCCGCCATTTTCTGCTCGCGGTGCAGTTCTTCACGCGGATTCCCGTCACGGGCCGCTGCGCCGCGTGGGTGGGCTACAGCCCGGCGATGCTGCGCGCCAGCGCGGCGCATTTTCCCGGGGTCGGCTGGCTGGTGGCAGCGGTGGCGGCGGCCGTGTACGCGGCGCTGCAGGTCACGCTCGGGGCCCAGCCGTACGCGGTGCTGGTGTGTGCCGCGTTGAGCACGGCCGCCACGGTGCTGGCGACGGGGGGCTTCCACGAAGACGGGCTGGCCGATGTCGCCGACGGCCTGGGCGGCAGCGCGCAGCGCGAGCGGGCGCTGGAGATCATGAAGGACTCGCGCGTGGGCGCGTTCGGCGCCATAGCGCTGGTGCTGGCGCTGGCCGGAAAGCTGTCGCTGCTGGCACTGCTGGGCAGCCGCGGGCTGGGCACCGCGCTGTGCGCCATCGCCGGGGCGCACGTGGTTTCGCGCTTCTGGCCGCTGCTGCTGGTCCGCACGCTCGGCCACGTGGGCGACTCCGCCACCTCGAAAAGCAAGCCGCTGGCCGACCGGATCTCCGGCGCGGCGCTGGCGGTGGCCGCCGGCTGGTCGGTGCCGGCGGTGGCCCTCGTGGGCGGGCTGCAGGGCGCCGCCGTGGCCGGGCTGGCGCTGTGCGCGAGCGCGGTGGCGGCAGGGGTGATGCGCGCCTGGTTCGCGCGGCGCCTGCAGGGGTTCACGGGCGACTGCCTGGGCGCCACCCAGCAGGTGTGCGAGATCGCGTTCTACCTCGGCATGGCCATGGCGCTGGGCGGGCCCGCGTGA
- the ilvA gene encoding threonine ammonia-lyase, biosynthetic, with product MTKTPLPSSALTPADYLKKILTARVYDVAVESALEPARALGRRLHNTVLLKREDQQPVFSFKLRGAYNKMAHLSAEQLQRGVICASAGNHAQGVAMSARRLGARAVVVMPTTTPQLKVDAVKTLGGEVVLHGDSYSDAYEHAAQLQRAEGLTFVHPFDDPDVIAGQGTIAMEILRQLQSLGSNRLDAVFVAIGGGGLVSGVANYIKAVRPEIRIIGVQMNDSDAMAQSVASGGRVTLPDVGLFSDGTAVKLVGEETFRVASGLVDEFITVDTDAVCAAIKDIFVDTRSIVEPAGALAVAAIKQYVAARKTRGETYAAILCGANMNFDRLRFVAERAEVGEEREALLAVTIPEERGSFRRFCEVVGQLPGGPRNVTEFNYRISDAAQAHVFVGLTTHGKGESEKIARNFQRQGFEALDLTHDELAKEHLRHLVGGRSGLAQDERLLRFVFPERPGALFKFLSLMQPSWNISLFHYRNQGADYGRILVGMQVPAGDAAAFSAFLETLGYPYVEETQNPAYRLFLQAPGNKA from the coding sequence ATGACGAAGACACCCCTGCCCTCCTCCGCCCTCACCCCTGCCGATTACCTGAAAAAGATCCTCACGGCGCGTGTCTACGATGTGGCCGTCGAATCTGCGCTGGAGCCCGCGCGTGCTCTGGGCCGCCGGTTGCACAACACGGTGCTGCTCAAGCGCGAGGACCAGCAACCGGTGTTCAGCTTCAAGCTGCGCGGGGCCTACAACAAGATGGCGCACCTCTCGGCCGAGCAGTTGCAGCGCGGCGTGATCTGCGCGTCGGCGGGCAACCACGCGCAGGGCGTGGCGATGAGCGCCAGGCGGCTGGGCGCACGCGCGGTGGTCGTGATGCCGACGACGACGCCGCAGCTCAAGGTGGACGCCGTGAAGACGCTGGGCGGCGAGGTGGTGCTGCATGGCGACAGCTACTCCGACGCCTACGAGCACGCCGCGCAACTGCAGCGGGCCGAGGGCCTGACCTTCGTGCATCCGTTCGACGATCCGGACGTGATCGCGGGCCAGGGGACCATCGCGATGGAGATCCTGCGCCAGCTGCAGAGCCTGGGCAGCAACCGCCTGGATGCCGTGTTCGTCGCGATCGGCGGCGGCGGCCTGGTGAGCGGCGTGGCCAACTACATCAAGGCCGTGCGGCCGGAGATCCGCATCATCGGCGTGCAGATGAACGATTCCGATGCCATGGCCCAGTCGGTGGCCTCCGGCGGCCGTGTGACGCTGCCGGACGTGGGGCTTTTCTCCGACGGCACGGCCGTGAAGCTCGTGGGCGAGGAAACTTTCCGCGTGGCAAGCGGCCTCGTGGACGAGTTCATCACGGTGGACACCGATGCGGTGTGCGCCGCCATCAAGGACATCTTCGTGGACACGCGCAGCATCGTGGAGCCCGCGGGCGCGCTTGCCGTGGCCGCGATCAAGCAGTACGTGGCAGCGCGCAAGACCCGCGGCGAGACGTATGCCGCCATCCTCTGCGGCGCCAACATGAACTTCGACCGGCTGCGCTTCGTGGCCGAGCGCGCGGAGGTGGGCGAGGAGCGCGAGGCCCTGCTGGCCGTCACCATCCCCGAAGAGCGCGGCAGCTTCCGCCGCTTCTGCGAGGTGGTGGGCCAGTTGCCGGGCGGTCCGCGCAACGTGACCGAGTTCAACTACCGCATCAGCGATGCCGCGCAGGCGCATGTGTTCGTGGGCCTGACGACGCACGGCAAGGGCGAGTCGGAGAAGATCGCGCGCAATTTCCAGCGCCAGGGCTTCGAGGCGCTGGACCTCACGCACGACGAACTGGCCAAGGAGCACCTGCGCCACCTCGTGGGCGGCCGGTCGGGCCTGGCGCAGGACGAGCGGCTGCTGCGCTTCGTCTTCCCGGAGCGCCCGGGTGCGCTCTTCAAGTTCCTGAGCCTGATGCAGCCGAGCTGGAACATCAGCCTCTTCCACTACCGCAACCAGGGCGCCGACTACGGCCGCATCCTCGTGGGCATGCAGGTGCCGGCCGGCGACGCCGCCGCGTTCAGCGCCTTCCTGGAAACGCTGGGCTATCCGTACGTGGAGGAAACGCAGAACCCGGCCTACCGGCTGTTCCTCCAGGCACCCGGAAACAAGGCTTGA
- a CDS encoding OsmC family protein — translation MECTVTWTGATGARSGMGFIAETGSGHVLAMDGAPDAANPANGGQNLAPRPMETVLAGTGGCTAYDVVLILRRGRHDVRGCSVKLTSERADTDPKVFTRIHMQFTVTGKAIPAAAVERAIAMSHEKYCSASIMLGKTAEITTGFDIVEG, via the coding sequence ATGGAATGCACAGTCACCTGGACCGGCGCCACCGGGGCCCGCTCCGGCATGGGGTTCATCGCAGAAACCGGCAGCGGCCACGTGCTCGCGATGGATGGCGCGCCGGATGCGGCCAACCCGGCCAATGGCGGGCAGAACCTGGCGCCCCGCCCGATGGAAACCGTGCTTGCCGGCACCGGGGGCTGCACGGCCTACGACGTGGTGCTGATTCTCCGGCGCGGCCGGCATGACGTCCGGGGCTGCAGCGTAAAGCTCACTTCGGAACGTGCAGACACCGACCCCAAGGTCTTCACGCGGATCCACATGCAATTCACGGTGACTGGCAAGGCGATCCCTGCCGCCGCGGTGGAGCGCGCCATCGCCATGAGCCACGAGAAATACTGCTCGGCAAGCATCATGCTCGGCAAGACCGCCGAGATCACCACCGGCTTCGACATCGTCGAGGGCTGA
- the coq7 gene encoding 2-polyprenyl-3-methyl-6-methoxy-1,4-benzoquinone monooxygenase, protein MDKILIAADNALRTLFAKPRAAQASPAKGIPEGDLSPAERRKAGALMRVNHVGEVCAQALYMGQAAVTRDPALRAHLLEAAREETDHLAWTAERLEALGSRPSLLNPLWFAGAFAIGWTAAQVSDQASLGFVVETENQVSRHLQGHLKHMPPRDAASLAVIARMQADEERHAEAARAAGAASLPPPARAVMSAAAKVMTTTAHYI, encoded by the coding sequence ATGGACAAGATCCTGATAGCCGCCGACAACGCATTGCGCACTCTGTTTGCAAAGCCCAGGGCCGCACAGGCCTCACCGGCGAAAGGCATTCCGGAAGGCGATCTTTCCCCTGCCGAGCGGCGCAAGGCCGGAGCGCTGATGCGGGTCAATCACGTTGGCGAAGTCTGTGCGCAGGCACTGTACATGGGCCAGGCGGCAGTGACGCGGGATCCAGCGCTGCGCGCCCATCTGCTGGAAGCCGCTCGCGAAGAAACGGACCACCTGGCATGGACGGCGGAGCGGCTCGAAGCGCTCGGCAGCCGCCCCAGTCTGCTCAATCCGCTGTGGTTCGCCGGGGCGTTCGCCATCGGATGGACGGCCGCCCAGGTGAGCGACCAGGCCAGTCTGGGCTTCGTGGTGGAAACCGAAAACCAGGTGTCCCGGCACCTGCAGGGCCACCTGAAGCACATGCCCCCGCGGGACGCGGCCTCGCTCGCCGTGATCGCCCGGATGCAGGCCGATGAAGAGCGGCACGCCGAAGCCGCACGTGCGGCGGGTGCCGCCAGCCTGCCGCCGCCGGCCCGCGCCGTCATGTCGGCCGCAGCGAAGGTCATGACGACCACGGCCCACTACATATAG
- a CDS encoding porin: protein MKKSLIALAVLAASGAAMAQSSVTMFGIVDAGVGRIAGDSSVTGVYNSGNATSRLGFRGVEDLGGGLKAGFWLEGAIQNDTGTGAGGGATGPGFEFKRRSTVSLMGNFGEVRLGRELTAGYDKPSSYDPFGQVGVANFFGFGVLGSPTRIGNGVSYRTPSNLGGFFGVVHYAFGETASNAAYDKAGNYLALAGGYENGPLSVTLAADKLRGATAAQDVTSYSVAGSYDLGVVKPIVIWHSEKDNAAVETKYNTYLVGLTAPLGPGSIKASYFNINNKNSNNDSSVFAVGYVYDLSKRTAVYGTYARLDNKAGANRVLGNGSTGTNGLTGAAVGLGNNVNGYQVGIRHSF from the coding sequence ATGAAAAAATCCCTGATTGCCCTGGCTGTGCTGGCTGCTTCCGGCGCTGCAATGGCTCAATCTTCCGTCACGATGTTCGGTATCGTCGATGCTGGCGTGGGCCGTATCGCTGGCGACTCGTCCGTGACCGGCGTGTACAACAGTGGCAATGCAACGAGCCGCCTGGGTTTCCGTGGCGTTGAAGACCTCGGTGGTGGTCTGAAGGCTGGCTTCTGGCTCGAAGGCGCTATCCAGAACGACACCGGCACCGGCGCTGGTGGCGGTGCTACGGGCCCTGGCTTCGAATTCAAGCGCCGTTCCACGGTCAGCCTGATGGGCAACTTCGGTGAAGTCCGCCTGGGTCGTGAACTGACCGCTGGCTACGACAAGCCCAGCTCCTATGATCCGTTCGGCCAAGTTGGCGTCGCCAACTTCTTCGGCTTCGGCGTGCTCGGCTCCCCCACCCGTATCGGCAACGGCGTGAGCTACCGCACCCCCAGCAACCTGGGTGGCTTCTTCGGCGTGGTGCACTATGCATTCGGCGAAACCGCTTCCAACGCTGCCTACGACAAGGCTGGCAACTACCTGGCCCTGGCCGGTGGCTACGAAAACGGTCCTCTGAGCGTGACCCTGGCTGCTGACAAGCTGCGCGGTGCAACGGCTGCTCAAGACGTGACCAGCTACTCCGTGGCCGGTTCGTACGACCTGGGCGTCGTGAAGCCAATCGTGATCTGGCACTCGGAAAAGGACAACGCTGCTGTTGAAACCAAGTACAACACGTACCTGGTCGGCCTGACCGCTCCCCTTGGCCCTGGCTCCATCAAGGCTTCGTACTTCAACATCAACAACAAGAACAGCAACAACGACTCCAGCGTGTTCGCTGTGGGTTACGTGTATGACCTGTCCAAGCGCACCGCCGTGTACGGCACGTACGCTCGCCTGGACAACAAGGCTGGCGCAAACCGCGTTCTGGGCAACGGCTCCACGGGCACCAACGGCCTGACGGGCGCTGCTGTCGGCCTGGGCAACAACGTGAACGGCTACCAAGTCGGTATCCGCCACTCCTTCTAA